The following proteins are co-located in the Hydrogenophaga sp. RAC07 genome:
- the pgi gene encoding glucose-6-phosphate isomerase has protein sequence MKLPTTLPAWQQLQTLAASPTPHLRELLTDSHREHRMGLTAAGIALDASRQRLTPAIQQALLALAEQSDVAAQRDAMFRGDTINTTEDRPVLHVALRGDPLHAGPWGNAVQADVQRELARVCDFAQALNAGAVLGFSGEAITDVVNIGIGGSDLGPRMAIEALAHLAAPAVPGVRVHCVSNPDAWALWSVLRGLDAKRTLLVVSSKTFTTQETLTNAASAQRWLTDHGCPPEALSKHLVAITASPAQAARLGYPSERTFLFWDWVGGRYSVWSALGLPLAIAVGAENFRAFLAGARAMDEHFCTALPAQNLPMQLALTGIWNRNFLEMPTQLIVPYASRLARFTPFVQQMDMESNGKRTHTDGTPTTVDTGPIVWGGLGIDGQHAYFQLIHQGRHTVPVDFIGVLNEDTPLPMAATHHGVVNLNLRAQAQAMACGRSLQDTQAALMKDGMSEADAAAMAPHRTFEGNIPSNLLWLDRLDPMRLGALIALYEHKVFTQAAIWRINAFDQWGVELGKTMAKAMEQRKV, from the coding sequence ATGAAACTGCCCACCACCCTGCCCGCCTGGCAGCAACTGCAGACACTGGCCGCCAGCCCCACGCCGCACCTGCGCGAACTGCTCACCGACAGCCACCGCGAGCACCGCATGGGCTTGACTGCCGCGGGCATTGCCCTGGACGCCAGCCGCCAGCGCCTCACACCAGCCATCCAGCAGGCACTGCTCGCGCTGGCCGAACAATCCGACGTGGCGGCGCAGCGCGACGCCATGTTCCGCGGCGACACCATCAACACCACCGAGGACCGCCCGGTGTTGCACGTGGCACTGCGGGGCGACCCGCTGCACGCCGGCCCCTGGGGCAATGCGGTGCAGGCCGATGTGCAACGCGAGCTGGCGCGTGTGTGCGACTTTGCCCAGGCGCTGAACGCGGGCGCCGTGCTCGGCTTCTCGGGCGAGGCCATCACCGACGTGGTGAACATCGGCATCGGCGGCTCCGACCTCGGCCCGCGCATGGCCATCGAGGCCCTGGCCCACCTGGCGGCCCCGGCCGTGCCCGGTGTGCGCGTGCACTGCGTTTCCAACCCCGACGCGTGGGCGCTGTGGAGCGTGCTGCGTGGTCTCGACGCGAAGCGCACCCTGCTCGTGGTCTCCAGCAAGACCTTCACCACGCAGGAAACGCTGACCAACGCCGCCAGCGCGCAACGCTGGCTGACCGACCACGGCTGCCCACCCGAGGCTTTGTCCAAACACCTCGTGGCCATCACCGCGAGCCCGGCACAGGCCGCCAGGCTGGGCTACCCGAGCGAGCGCACCTTCTTGTTCTGGGACTGGGTGGGCGGGCGCTACTCGGTGTGGTCGGCGCTGGGCCTGCCGCTGGCCATCGCCGTCGGCGCTGAAAACTTCCGCGCCTTCCTGGCCGGTGCGCGCGCCATGGACGAGCATTTCTGCACCGCACTGCCCGCGCAAAACCTGCCCATGCAGCTGGCGCTGACCGGCATCTGGAACCGCAACTTCCTGGAGATGCCCACCCAGCTCATCGTGCCCTACGCCTCGCGGCTGGCGCGCTTCACCCCCTTCGTGCAGCAGATGGACATGGAGTCCAACGGCAAGCGCACCCACACCGACGGCACGCCGACCACGGTGGACACCGGCCCCATCGTCTGGGGAGGCCTGGGCATCGACGGGCAACACGCCTACTTCCAGCTCATCCACCAAGGCCGACACACCGTGCCGGTGGATTTCATCGGTGTGCTGAACGAAGACACGCCGCTGCCCATGGCCGCCACGCACCACGGCGTCGTCAACCTCAACCTGCGCGCCCAGGCCCAGGCCATGGCCTGCGGACGCTCGCTGCAGGACACACAAGCCGCGCTGATGAAGGACGGCATGAGCGAAGCCGACGCGGCCGCCATGGCGCCGCACCGCACGTTCGAGGGCAACATTCCGAGCAACCTGCTGTGGCTCGACCGGCTGGACCCGATGCGCCTGGGCGCCCTGATCGCGCTGTACGAACACAAGGTCTTCACCCAGGCCGCGATCTGGCGCATCAACGCGTTCGACCAGTGGGGCGTGGAACTGGGCAAGACGATGGCCAAGGCGATGGAACAGCGCAAGGTTTGA
- a CDS encoding carbohydrate ABC transporter permease — MARESTFTPAYAVRTVAAWAVALLLFFPLGWLLLTAFKTELQAIAIPPELFFKPTLENFHEVQERSDYLHYAWNSVVTSVVSTLLGLAIAAPAAYAMAFFKGKYDKDILMWMLSTKMMPAVGALVPIYVLAQKSHLLDTQLGLIIVFTLSNLPIMVWMLYSGFKEIPNEILEAARMDGATLWQEATKVLLPLSLGTFASTGLLCLVLSWNEAFWSLNLSSAQAGTLATLIASYSSPEGLFWAKLSAASLMAIAPIVVFGWFSQKQLVQGLTFGAVK; from the coding sequence ATGGCACGCGAATCCACCTTCACACCCGCCTACGCGGTGCGCACCGTAGCCGCCTGGGCTGTGGCCCTGCTGCTGTTCTTTCCACTGGGCTGGCTGCTGCTGACCGCATTCAAGACCGAGCTGCAGGCCATTGCGATCCCGCCCGAGCTGTTCTTCAAACCCACGCTGGAGAACTTCCACGAGGTGCAGGAGCGCAGCGACTACTTGCACTACGCCTGGAACTCGGTGGTCACGAGCGTGGTGTCCACCCTGCTCGGTCTGGCCATTGCGGCGCCGGCGGCCTACGCCATGGCCTTCTTCAAGGGCAAGTACGACAAGGACATCCTGATGTGGATGCTCTCCACCAAGATGATGCCGGCCGTGGGTGCGCTGGTGCCCATCTATGTGCTGGCACAGAAGAGCCACCTGCTCGACACGCAGCTCGGTCTCATCATCGTGTTCACGCTGTCCAACCTGCCCATCATGGTGTGGATGCTGTATTCGGGCTTCAAGGAGATCCCCAACGAAATCCTGGAGGCCGCGCGCATGGACGGCGCCACGCTCTGGCAGGAAGCCACCAAGGTGCTGCTGCCGCTGTCGCTGGGCACGTTCGCCTCCACCGGCCTGCTGTGCCTGGTGCTGAGCTGGAACGAAGCCTTCTGGAGCCTGAACCTGAGTTCGGCCCAGGCCGGCACGCTGGCCACGCTGATCGCCAGCTACTCCAGCCCCGAAGGCCTGTTCTGGGCCAAGCTGTCCGCCGCTTCGCTCATGGCCATTGCGCCCATCGTGGTGTTCGGCTGGTTCAGCCAGAAACAACTGGTCCAAGGCCTCACCTTCGGCGCCGTCAAGTAA
- a CDS encoding gluconokinase: protein MKNLPENSSLVVMGVAGCGKSSLGQRCAEALGLPLLEGDDFHSESNVTKMRSGTPLSDDDRAAWLEALATQLQAHPQGVVLTCSALKQRYRERLRAAAPGLRFVFLDLTQDQARARVAARPAHLFPVSLVASQFAALEDPRFEPGVLRLDATQPLKDLGSAVVRWVRSAPAPATLESRS, encoded by the coding sequence ATGAAGAACCTGCCCGAAAACAGCTCCCTCGTCGTCATGGGCGTGGCGGGTTGTGGCAAATCCAGCCTGGGTCAGCGGTGTGCCGAGGCGCTGGGCCTGCCGCTGCTCGAAGGCGATGACTTTCATTCCGAGAGCAATGTGACCAAGATGCGCAGCGGCACGCCGCTGAGCGACGACGACCGCGCGGCCTGGCTGGAGGCGTTGGCCACGCAGTTGCAGGCGCATCCACAAGGCGTGGTGCTGACCTGCTCGGCGCTCAAGCAGCGCTACCGCGAGCGCCTGCGCGCCGCCGCCCCCGGCCTGCGCTTCGTGTTTCTCGACCTCACGCAAGACCAGGCCCGTGCCCGCGTGGCTGCGCGACCCGCGCACCTGTTCCCGGTGAGCCTGGTGGCCAGCCAGTTCGCCGCGCTGGAAGACCCGCGCTTTGAACCCGGTGTGTTGCGCCTGGACGCCACGCAACCGTTGAAAGACCTGGGCTCGGCCGTGGTGCGCTGGGTGCGCAGCGCACCCGCCCCCGCCACCCTGGAGAGCCGCTCATGA
- a CDS encoding TRAP transporter large permease → MTVEAMAFVVFIAGMVVLMGIGMNMAFALLLTGAAMAWVMDFWDTQLLAQNMVAGVDSFPLLAVPFFILAGELMNTGGISKRIIDMAQAWVGHVRGGLGYVAIGAAVLLSAMSGSALADAAAMSAILLPMMRKHGYPVASSAGLIAAGSVIGPIIPPSMAFVIYGVTTNTSISALFISGIVPGLIMGVALVLAWRVVLRKMTLTSSPPVPMAERLRLTARAFWALLMPVIIIGGMKSGVFTPTEAAVVAAAYALTIALFVHREMRLPEVYGVLVRAASTTSVVMFLCAGAAVASYMITLADLPSTLTGWLGPLVEHPRLLMVTMMIVLVLIGTALDLTPTILIFAPVMLPIAVKAGIDPVYFGLMFVLNGAIGLVTPPVGTVLNVVAGVGRLPMHQVIKGVNPFLFTYILVLALFIVFPQIVTAPVAWMR, encoded by the coding sequence ATGACCGTTGAAGCAATGGCCTTCGTGGTCTTCATCGCCGGCATGGTGGTGCTCATGGGCATCGGCATGAACATGGCGTTTGCCTTGTTGCTCACCGGGGCCGCCATGGCCTGGGTGATGGATTTCTGGGACACGCAGTTGCTGGCCCAGAACATGGTGGCCGGTGTCGACAGCTTTCCGCTGCTGGCCGTGCCCTTCTTCATCCTCGCGGGTGAGCTCATGAACACGGGCGGCATCAGCAAACGCATCATCGACATGGCGCAGGCCTGGGTCGGCCATGTGCGCGGCGGGCTGGGTTATGTGGCCATCGGCGCGGCGGTGTTGCTCTCGGCCATGTCCGGCTCGGCGCTGGCCGACGCGGCGGCCATGTCGGCCATCTTGCTGCCCATGATGCGCAAGCACGGTTACCCGGTGGCCTCGTCCGCCGGCCTCATTGCCGCGGGCAGTGTCATCGGCCCGATCATCCCGCCGTCGATGGCCTTCGTGATCTACGGCGTGACCACCAACACCTCGATCTCCGCGCTGTTCATCTCGGGCATCGTGCCCGGCTTGATCATGGGTGTGGCGCTGGTGCTGGCGTGGCGCGTGGTGCTGCGCAAGATGACGCTGACCAGTTCGCCCCCGGTGCCCATGGCCGAGCGCCTGCGCCTCACCGCCCGCGCGTTCTGGGCCCTGCTCATGCCGGTGATCATCATTGGCGGCATGAAGAGCGGTGTGTTCACGCCCACCGAAGCCGCCGTGGTGGCCGCCGCCTACGCGCTGACCATTGCGCTTTTCGTGCACCGCGAAATGCGCCTGCCCGAGGTGTACGGCGTGCTGGTGCGCGCGGCGAGCACCACCTCGGTGGTCATGTTCCTGTGTGCCGGCGCGGCCGTGGCCAGCTACATGATCACGCTGGCCGACCTGCCGTCCACACTCACCGGCTGGCTCGGCCCGCTGGTGGAACACCCGCGCCTGCTCATGGTCACCATGATGATCGTGCTGGTGCTCATCGGCACCGCGCTCGACCTCACGCCCACCATCCTGATCTTCGCGCCGGTCATGCTGCCCATCGCCGTCAAGGCGGGCATCGACCCGGTGTACTTCGGCCTCATGTTCGTGCTCAACGGCGCCATCGGCCTCGTCACGCCGCCGGTGGGCACGGTGCTCAACGTGGTGGCCGGCGTCGGGCGCCTGCCCATGCACCAGGTCATCAAGGGCGTGAACCCGTTTCTCTTCACCTACATCCTCGTGCTCGCCCTGTTCATCGTGTTTCCGCAGATCGTCACCGCGCCCGTGGCGTGGATGCGTTGA
- a CDS encoding ABC transporter ATP-binding protein — protein sequence MAYLELKGIEKFFGEHRAIKGIDLDIQPGEFIVFVGPSGCGKSTLLRLIAGLEHIDGGTLRLEGRDITHQPSSKRDLAMVFQSYALYPHMSVFENMSFALKLAKVDPKVIQDKVQRAADILNLTPYLQRTPKELSGGQRQRVAIGRAIVRAPKVFLFDEPLSNLDAALRGQTRVEIAKLHRDLGATTIYVTHDQVEAMTLADRVVVLRDGVIEQVGTPLELYDHPANQFVAQFIGTPQMNVSPLQQMPALIQQQAPAGAVGGSIGLRPENVVVNPAGRGAIKGKVDLIEALGAETLIYLRTAEGAPLVARQSERTTLTPGEAVTLDIATDHAHWFDNAGRVVGRTAAQATS from the coding sequence ATGGCTTACCTGGAACTCAAGGGCATCGAAAAATTCTTCGGTGAACACCGCGCCATCAAGGGCATCGATCTGGACATCCAGCCGGGCGAGTTCATCGTCTTCGTCGGGCCCTCGGGCTGCGGCAAGTCCACGCTGCTGCGGCTCATTGCAGGGCTGGAGCACATCGACGGCGGCACCCTGCGCCTGGAAGGCCGCGACATCACGCACCAGCCATCGAGCAAGCGCGACCTGGCCATGGTGTTCCAGAGCTACGCGCTCTACCCACACATGAGCGTGTTTGAAAACATGAGCTTTGCGCTCAAGCTCGCCAAGGTCGACCCCAAGGTCATCCAGGACAAGGTGCAGCGCGCGGCCGACATCCTCAACCTCACGCCCTACCTGCAGCGCACCCCCAAGGAGCTCTCGGGCGGGCAGCGCCAGAGGGTCGCCATCGGCCGCGCCATCGTGCGTGCGCCCAAGGTGTTTCTGTTCGACGAGCCGCTGTCCAACCTGGACGCCGCGCTGCGCGGCCAGACCCGCGTGGAGATCGCCAAGCTGCACCGCGACCTGGGCGCCACCACCATCTACGTGACACACGACCAGGTGGAGGCGATGACACTGGCCGACCGTGTGGTGGTGCTGCGCGACGGTGTCATCGAGCAGGTGGGCACACCGCTGGAGCTCTACGACCACCCGGCCAACCAGTTCGTGGCGCAGTTCATCGGCACGCCACAGATGAACGTGTCGCCGCTGCAGCAGATGCCTGCGCTGATCCAGCAGCAGGCGCCTGCAGGCGCGGTGGGCGGCTCCATCGGCCTGCGGCCCGAGAACGTGGTGGTGAACCCGGCCGGCCGGGGTGCCATCAAAGGCAAGGTGGACCTGATCGAAGCGCTCGGCGCCGAAACGCTCATCTACCTGAGAACCGCCGAAGGGGCGCCGCTGGTGGCGCGCCAGAGCGAGCGCACCACGCTCACCCCGGGCGAGGCCGTCACGCTGGACATCGCCACCGACCACGCACACTGGTTCGACAACGCCGGCCGTGTGGTGGGCCGCACCGCCGCTCAAGCCACGTCATGA
- the eda gene encoding bifunctional 4-hydroxy-2-oxoglutarate aldolase/2-dehydro-3-deoxy-phosphogluconate aldolase, whose product MTTCFTRPAFTSRVVPVIVLNDAAHAVPLAHALLEGGIDVMEITLRSNVALHAMEAVARAVPQMHLGAGTVTRVAEVRQVVAAGASFALSPGCTDELVHAVREANLPFIPGVMTPGEVMRARDHGFTLMKLFPASQAGGIGMLKALGAPLPDVRFCPTGGVSVDNLRDFLKLPNVAMAGGSWLTPADLLRNGDWAGITKLAREATAMAAPN is encoded by the coding sequence ATGACCACCTGCTTCACCCGCCCCGCTTTCACCTCGCGCGTCGTCCCCGTGATCGTGCTCAACGACGCGGCCCACGCCGTGCCGCTGGCCCACGCCCTGTTGGAAGGCGGCATCGATGTGATGGAGATCACCCTGCGCTCCAACGTGGCCCTGCACGCCATGGAAGCCGTCGCGCGCGCCGTGCCGCAGATGCACCTGGGTGCCGGCACCGTCACGCGTGTCGCCGAAGTCAGGCAGGTGGTCGCGGCCGGCGCCAGCTTCGCCCTGTCGCCGGGCTGCACCGACGAACTCGTGCACGCCGTGCGCGAAGCGAACCTGCCCTTCATCCCCGGTGTGATGACACCCGGCGAAGTCATGCGCGCACGCGACCACGGCTTCACGCTCATGAAACTCTTCCCCGCCTCGCAGGCCGGTGGCATCGGCATGCTCAAGGCGCTCGGCGCGCCGCTGCCCGACGTGCGCTTCTGCCCCACCGGCGGCGTGAGCGTGGACAACCTGCGCGACTTTCTGAAACTGCCCAATGTGGCCATGGCCGGTGGCTCGTGGCTCACCCCGGCCGATCTGCTGCGCAACGGAGACTGGGCCGGCATCACGAAACTGGCGCGCGAGGCCACCGCGATGGCCGCGCCCAACTGA
- a CDS encoding LacI family DNA-binding transcriptional regulator translates to MEPTERKRRHSGRTTLSDVALAAEVSPITASRALRGERGVAADLVERVKRAADQLGYVPDPAARALASQRSTQVPVLVPLLSNALFVDVLEAVHRTLLPHGYQPMIGVTHYEPQEEEQLLRSYLAHRPAGLLLTGFDRTEAARQMIAGSGVPCVYLMELTQAPNVYCVGFSQTEAGHAITEHLVQRGRQRIAFVAAQLDPRTLQRAEGYRRCLREHGLYDARLELLSPQPSSMRLGGELLEDLLRTRPEVDAVFFCNDDLAQGGLLTALRLGVDVPGRIAVAGFNDLSGSDQMVPPLTTVRTPRKAMGEASAQMLLGLMRGEVPAANSVDLGFELLVRGSS, encoded by the coding sequence TTGGAACCGACCGAACGCAAGCGCCGCCACAGCGGGCGCACCACCCTCAGCGACGTGGCGCTGGCCGCCGAAGTCAGCCCCATCACCGCCTCTCGCGCCTTGCGTGGAGAGCGCGGCGTGGCGGCCGATCTGGTGGAGCGCGTCAAGCGCGCGGCCGACCAACTCGGCTACGTGCCCGACCCCGCCGCGCGGGCGCTGGCCTCGCAGCGCAGCACGCAGGTGCCGGTGCTGGTGCCGCTGTTGTCCAACGCGCTGTTTGTCGATGTGCTTGAAGCTGTGCACCGCACCCTGCTGCCCCACGGCTACCAGCCCATGATCGGCGTGACGCACTACGAGCCGCAAGAAGAAGAACAGCTGCTGCGCAGCTACCTCGCGCACCGCCCGGCCGGCCTGCTGCTCACCGGCTTCGATCGCACCGAAGCCGCGCGCCAGATGATCGCGGGCAGCGGCGTGCCCTGCGTGTATTTGATGGAACTCACGCAAGCGCCCAACGTGTACTGCGTGGGCTTCTCCCAAACCGAAGCCGGCCACGCCATCACCGAACACCTGGTGCAACGCGGCCGCCAGCGCATCGCCTTTGTGGCGGCCCAGCTCGACCCGCGCACCCTGCAGCGAGCCGAAGGCTACCGCCGCTGCCTGCGCGAGCACGGCCTGTACGACGCCAGGCTCGAATTGTTGAGCCCGCAACCGTCGTCGATGCGGCTCGGTGGTGAGCTGCTTGAGGACCTGCTGCGCACCCGCCCCGAAGTGGACGCCGTGTTCTTCTGCAACGACGACCTCGCGCAAGGTGGACTGCTCACCGCGCTGCGCCTGGGTGTGGACGTGCCCGGCCGCATCGCGGTGGCCGGCTTCAACGACCTCTCGGGCAGCGACCAGATGGTGCCGCCGCTGACCACCGTGCGCACCCCTCGCAAAGCAATGGGCGAGGCGAGTGCGCAGATGCTGCTGGGCTTGATGCGCGGGGAGGTGCCCGCCGCGAACTCGGTGGATCTGGGCTTCGAACTGCTGGTGCGGGGAAGCAGCTGA
- a CDS encoding TRAP transporter small permease translates to MKSGHVLKHGAEALLALCLAGMVVCVLGNVVLRYGFNSGINATEELSRLLFVWMVFLGATAAYPLGQHMAFTSLVGALRDKPALFATATLAIRLLVLLACVLLGRGAWQQVVVGMESNSVVLGYPVALLPLPALLCSLAIGLMVLIEIVRRTPLDLGHQAEME, encoded by the coding sequence ATGAAATCGGGCCATGTTTTGAAACACGGGGCCGAAGCCCTGCTCGCGCTGTGCCTGGCCGGCATGGTGGTGTGTGTGTTGGGCAACGTGGTGCTGCGCTACGGTTTCAACAGCGGCATCAACGCCACCGAAGAACTCTCGCGCCTGCTGTTCGTGTGGATGGTGTTCTTGGGCGCAACCGCCGCTTACCCGCTGGGCCAGCACATGGCCTTCACCAGCCTGGTGGGGGCGCTGCGCGACAAGCCCGCGCTGTTCGCCACCGCGACGCTGGCCATCCGCCTGCTGGTGCTGCTGGCTTGTGTGTTGCTGGGCCGGGGCGCCTGGCAGCAGGTGGTGGTGGGCATGGAGAGCAATTCGGTGGTGCTCGGTTACCCGGTGGCGCTGTTGCCGCTGCCCGCGCTGCTGTGTTCGTTGGCCATCGGCCTCATGGTGCTGATCGAGATCGTGCGGCGCACGCCGCTCGACCTGGGCCACCAGGCCGAGATGGAGTAG
- a CDS encoding ABC transporter substrate-binding protein — MKFRLASVLAAALLGAGFAHANTELVIATVNNGHMIEMQKLGKVFETANPDIKLKWVTLEEGVLRQRVTTDIATKGGQFDVMTIGMYEAPIWGKKGWLQELKTGGSYDVDDLLPAIRSGLSIDGKLFAAPFYGESSMLMYRKDLADKAGVQVPERPTWVQIKDLAAKMHDPKNGVYGICLRGKPGWGDNMAFLTTLVNTHGGQWFDMQWKPQIDTKPWKDAITFYVDLLKNYGPPGSSANSFNEILALTNSGKCGMWIDATIAASFVSDPKQSKVADQMAFAQAPTAVTPKGANWLWSWNLAIPAGSKKVDAAQKFITWATSKDYVQLVAKTNGWANVPTGTRKSTYASPEFQKAARFAAAEKVAIDSANPTDSTLPKSPYVGVQFAAIPEFQAIGIAVGQQMSAALAGKTTVDAALKASQVAAEREMKKAGYYK; from the coding sequence GTGAAATTCCGCCTCGCTTCTGTTCTGGCCGCCGCCCTCCTGGGCGCCGGCTTCGCACACGCCAACACCGAGCTCGTCATTGCCACCGTGAACAACGGCCACATGATCGAGATGCAGAAACTCGGCAAGGTCTTCGAGACCGCCAACCCCGACATCAAGCTCAAGTGGGTCACGCTCGAAGAAGGTGTGCTGCGCCAGCGCGTCACCACCGACATCGCCACCAAGGGCGGCCAGTTCGACGTGATGACCATCGGCATGTACGAAGCGCCGATCTGGGGCAAGAAGGGTTGGCTGCAGGAATTGAAGACCGGTGGCAGCTACGACGTGGACGATCTTCTGCCCGCGATCCGCAGCGGCCTGTCGATCGACGGCAAACTGTTTGCCGCGCCGTTTTATGGCGAAAGCTCGATGCTGATGTACCGCAAGGACCTGGCCGACAAGGCCGGCGTGCAGGTGCCCGAGCGCCCGACCTGGGTGCAGATCAAGGACCTCGCGGCCAAGATGCACGACCCGAAGAACGGCGTGTACGGCATCTGCCTGCGCGGCAAGCCGGGCTGGGGCGACAACATGGCGTTTCTGACCACGCTGGTCAACACGCACGGCGGCCAGTGGTTCGACATGCAGTGGAAGCCGCAGATCGACACCAAGCCCTGGAAGGACGCGATCACCTTCTACGTGGACCTGCTGAAGAACTACGGCCCGCCCGGCTCGTCGGCCAACAGCTTCAACGAGATCCTGGCACTGACCAACTCCGGCAAGTGCGGCATGTGGATCGACGCGACCATCGCAGCCTCGTTCGTGAGCGATCCCAAGCAGTCCAAGGTGGCCGACCAGATGGCGTTTGCACAGGCCCCCACCGCCGTCACACCCAAGGGCGCGAACTGGTTGTGGTCGTGGAACCTGGCCATTCCCGCCGGTTCGAAGAAGGTCGACGCGGCGCAGAAGTTCATCACCTGGGCAACGAGCAAGGACTATGTGCAGCTGGTGGCCAAGACCAATGGCTGGGCCAATGTGCCCACGGGCACGCGCAAGAGCACCTACGCCTCGCCCGAGTTCCAGAAAGCGGCCCGCTTCGCAGCCGCCGAGAAGGTGGCGATCGACTCGGCCAACCCGACCGACTCGACCCTGCCCAAGAGCCCGTACGTGGGCGTGCAGTTCGCCGCCATTCCCGAGTTCCAGGCGATCGGTATCGCGGTGGGACAGCAGATGAGCGCGGCACTGGCCGGCAAGACCACGGTGGACGCGGCGCTGAAGGCCTCGCAGGTGGCGGCCGAGCGTGAGATGAAGAAGGCCGGGTACTACAAGTAA
- a CDS encoding TRAP transporter substrate-binding protein: protein MTLFRRTLIAATAAAAFAAPFAALAQDIKPRIIRFGYGLNEISNQGRATKMFAEEVEKASGGKMKIRAIGAAALGSDVQMQQALIGGAQEMMVGSTATLVGITKEMALWDTPFLFNNAQEADVVLDGPVGQKVMDKLQEKGLVGLVYWENGFRNLTNNKRAVTKLEDMDGIKLRVMQNNVFIDSFKTLGANAVPLPFSELFTALETKTVDGQENPYNTILSSKFYEVQKYLTVTNHVYSPWIVTVSKKYWDQLSKDEQKVLMDAAKKSRDFERKDTRAEAEKALAELKGKGMQVNQLSPAEAGRMRDQLTRINATIATNVGMDLWKETQAAVAKARGAK from the coding sequence ATGACCCTGTTCCGTCGCACCCTCATCGCCGCCACCGCCGCGGCCGCCTTCGCTGCGCCCTTCGCAGCGCTCGCGCAAGACATCAAACCTCGCATCATCCGTTTCGGTTACGGCCTGAACGAAATCTCCAACCAGGGCCGCGCCACCAAGATGTTCGCCGAAGAAGTTGAAAAAGCTTCGGGCGGCAAGATGAAGATCCGCGCCATCGGTGCGGCCGCGCTGGGCTCCGACGTGCAGATGCAGCAGGCCCTGATCGGCGGCGCGCAAGAGATGATGGTGGGCTCCACCGCCACGCTGGTGGGCATCACCAAGGAAATGGCGCTGTGGGACACGCCTTTCCTGTTCAACAACGCGCAAGAGGCCGACGTGGTGCTGGACGGCCCGGTGGGCCAGAAGGTCATGGACAAGCTGCAGGAGAAGGGGCTCGTGGGCCTGGTGTACTGGGAAAACGGTTTCCGAAACCTCACCAACAACAAGCGCGCGGTGACCAAGCTGGAAGACATGGACGGCATCAAGCTGCGCGTGATGCAGAACAACGTCTTCATCGACAGCTTCAAGACCCTGGGCGCCAACGCCGTGCCGCTGCCGTTCTCCGAGCTCTTCACCGCGCTGGAGACCAAGACGGTGGATGGCCAGGAGAACCCGTACAACACCATCCTCTCCAGCAAGTTCTACGAGGTGCAGAAGTACCTGACGGTGACCAACCACGTCTACAGTCCCTGGATCGTGACCGTGAGCAAGAAGTACTGGGACCAGCTCAGCAAGGACGAGCAAAAGGTGCTGATGGACGCCGCGAAGAAGAGTCGCGACTTCGAACGCAAGGACACGCGCGCCGAAGCCGAAAAGGCGCTGGCCGAGCTCAAGGGCAAGGGCATGCAGGTGAACCAACTCAGCCCCGCTGAAGCCGGCCGCATGCGCGACCAGCTCACCCGCATCAACGCCACCATCGCCACCAACGTGGGCATGGACCTGTGGAAGGAAACGCAGGCGGCGGTGGCCAAGGCGCGCGGCGCGAAGTAA
- a CDS encoding carbohydrate ABC transporter permease, translating to MNRLLPRLLLTPAVATLFLWMIVPLVMTIYFSLIRYNLMQPDVTGFAGLENFEYFVTDASFGTAVLNTLLLLGSVILITVGFGTAIALLINEPFAGRGLVRVLLISPFFVMPTVNALLWKNMMMNPIYGVLAQVWTFFGATPVDWLTDHPLFSIIVMVSWQWLPFATLIFMTSLQSMNREQLEAARMDGATWLQQLRYLYIPHLGRSVAVVVMIEMIFLLSVFAEIYTTTGGGPGDASTNVAFLIFKQALLNFDAGVASAGALFAVVLANIAAIFLIRMVGKNLDK from the coding sequence ATGAACCGCCTGCTTCCCCGCCTGCTGCTCACGCCCGCCGTGGCCACGCTCTTCCTCTGGATGATCGTGCCGCTGGTGATGACGATCTATTTCAGCCTGATCCGCTACAACCTGATGCAGCCGGATGTGACCGGCTTTGCCGGGCTGGAGAACTTCGAGTACTTCGTCACCGACGCCTCGTTCGGCACCGCGGTGCTCAACACGCTGCTGTTGCTGGGCAGCGTGATCCTGATCACCGTGGGTTTCGGCACGGCCATCGCCCTGCTGATCAACGAACCCTTTGCCGGCCGCGGTCTCGTGCGCGTGCTGCTGATCTCGCCCTTCTTCGTCATGCCCACGGTGAACGCGCTGCTGTGGAAGAACATGATGATGAACCCCATCTACGGCGTGCTCGCACAGGTGTGGACCTTCTTCGGCGCCACCCCGGTGGACTGGCTCACCGATCACCCGCTGTTCTCCATCATCGTCATGGTGTCGTGGCAATGGCTGCCGTTTGCCACGCTGATCTTCATGACCTCGCTGCAGAGCATGAACCGCGAGCAGCTCGAAGCCGCGCGCATGGACGGCGCCACCTGGCTGCAGCAACTGCGCTACCTCTACATCCCGCACCTGGGCCGCTCGGTGGCGGTGGTGGTGATGATCGAAATGATCTTCCTGCTCAGCGTGTTCGCCGAGATCTACACCACCACCGGCGGAGGCCCGGGCGACGCGAGCACCAACGTGGCCTTCCTGATCTTCAAGCAGGCGCTGCTCAATTTCGACGCCGGCGTGGCCTCGGCCGGAGCGCTGTTCGCGGTGGTGCTGGCCAACATCGCGGCCATCTTCCTGATCCGCATGGTCGGAAAAAATCTGGACAAGTGA